The following proteins are encoded in a genomic region of Actinomycetota bacterium:
- a CDS encoding adenylosuccinate synthase encodes MTATIVLGAQWGDEGKGKVTDYFSEGADYVVRYQGGNNAGHTVVVGEERFALSLVPSGVMNPMCTPVIASGCVVDPGVLLGEIDMLASRGVDPSRLRLSSNAHVIMPYHRKLDAVKERYLGRQKIGTTKKGIGPAYTDKYARQGIRVQDLFDEKIFRNKLDIALEEKNKILTRVYNQLPLDGHQITEEYHEYAERLRPYVTDTSLLIWSALRDGKRVLFEGAQGTLLDIDHGTYPFVTSSNPSAGGALTGSGIGPKAIDRVVGVAKAYISRVGTGPFPTELDDEVGETMVRVGGEYGTVTGRRRRCGWLDLVALRYSVRVNSLTDLFITKLDILSEFDTLKVATAYSSLGDRYTELPRQQRVLYNCTPVYQELPGWHNDISAVRRIDDLPKEARTYLEFIEESTDVPVRWISVGPERTQVIPVE; translated from the coding sequence ATGACTGCAACGATCGTTCTCGGTGCCCAGTGGGGCGATGAAGGCAAGGGAAAAGTCACCGACTACTTCTCGGAAGGCGCCGACTACGTCGTGCGATACCAGGGGGGAAACAACGCCGGTCATACCGTCGTGGTGGGCGAGGAACGTTTCGCTCTCTCCCTCGTTCCTTCAGGCGTCATGAACCCGATGTGCACACCGGTCATCGCCTCCGGATGCGTGGTAGACCCCGGTGTGCTGCTCGGAGAGATCGACATGCTCGCGTCTCGGGGAGTCGACCCTTCGCGCCTCCGCCTCTCCTCGAATGCCCATGTGATCATGCCTTACCACCGCAAATTGGACGCCGTCAAAGAGCGCTATCTCGGACGGCAGAAGATCGGCACGACAAAGAAGGGCATCGGGCCCGCGTACACCGACAAGTACGCACGCCAGGGAATCAGAGTCCAGGACCTCTTCGACGAGAAGATCTTTCGCAACAAGCTCGACATTGCGCTTGAAGAGAAGAACAAGATCCTGACGCGGGTCTATAACCAGCTCCCCCTCGACGGGCATCAGATCACGGAGGAGTACCACGAGTATGCAGAACGTCTCCGGCCATACGTGACGGACACCTCTCTACTCATCTGGTCGGCTCTGCGAGACGGCAAGAGAGTGCTCTTTGAAGGTGCCCAGGGCACACTGCTCGACATCGACCATGGAACATACCCGTTCGTAACCTCCTCGAATCCGTCCGCAGGAGGCGCTCTGACGGGCTCAGGTATCGGTCCGAAGGCGATCGACCGCGTCGTCGGCGTCGCAAAGGCATACATCTCCAGGGTCGGAACCGGGCCCTTCCCAACCGAACTCGACGATGAGGTCGGCGAGACCATGGTCCGGGTGGGGGGCGAGTACGGAACCGTGACCGGGCGGCGGCGCAGATGCGGCTGGCTGGATCTCGTAGCACTGCGGTATTCGGTCAGAGTCAACTCTCTCACCGACCTGTTCATCACGAAACTGGACATCCTCTCGGAGTTCGACACGCTCAAAGTTGCCACTGCCTACAGCTCGCTCGGAGATCGCTACACGGAGCTGCCCCGTCAACAGCGAGTGCTCTACAACTGCACTCCCGTCTACCAGGAGCTGCCCGGCTGGCACAATGACATCTCGGCGGTGCGCCGGATCGACGACCTGCCGAAAGAGGCCCGAACCTATCTCGAGTTCATCGAAGAGAGCACAGACGTTCCCGTCCGATGGATCTCGGTCGGTCCGGAGCGCACACAGGTGATTCCTGTGGAGTAG
- a CDS encoding TetR/AcrR family transcriptional regulator → MPRIRAGNIAEHKELTRMQILGAAQILFHDLGYQGTSLADIAAKVGIGRTTLYEYFTDKEDLVVSLVELELPKLLHRLVQSVDTAAPYADQIAELARGMVEFVGTDPTLGLILHRDIPKLSRKAQRRVRGAHAEFTDALARIYGEGVEAGELRAIPVDLAGRFLQDLIMSAAKALIVRPDPADRMQEVTASMEEFLLHGLSVG, encoded by the coding sequence ATGCCGCGAATCCGCGCCGGCAACATCGCCGAACATAAGGAACTGACGCGAATGCAGATCCTTGGGGCTGCACAGATCCTTTTCCACGATCTCGGGTACCAGGGAACGTCACTCGCCGACATCGCCGCCAAGGTGGGCATCGGGAGGACCACGCTGTACGAGTACTTCACCGACAAGGAGGACCTGGTCGTCTCCTTGGTCGAACTGGAGCTACCGAAGCTGCTGCACCGTCTCGTCCAGTCTGTGGATACCGCGGCTCCGTATGCCGATCAGATCGCCGAGCTGGCCAGGGGAATGGTCGAGTTCGTGGGGACCGACCCGACGCTTGGACTGATTCTTCACCGAGATATCCCGAAGCTTTCGCGCAAGGCCCAACGTCGAGTGCGCGGCGCCCACGCGGAGTTCACGGACGCGTTGGCCCGCATCTACGGAGAAGGCGTGGAGGCGGGTGAGCTCCGGGCGATTCCGGTCGACTTGGCAGGGCGATTCCTGCAGGATCTGATCATGTCTGCTGCCAAGGCGTTGATCGTTCGACCCGATCCAGCCGACCGGATGCAAGAGGTGACTGCCTCTATGGAAGAGTTTCTTCTCCATGGCTTGTCCGTTGGGTAG